The segment CATGCTTTTGGGCGTTCCTTAGGGTCACTGGCTCTGTCGCGAATTCGACCACCGTTTagtaattttttttcttgttgtcATGGATTGGTAGCCTTGCTAATGTTTTCGCTTGCCTCTCGCAAACGAGTTTTGTAGCAGGTCTAATAGTCGGTTGAAACTAAAAACTACTTTCGTCTTAATAAAACACGGGTTGTAAATCCTattcttgaaaaaaaaattgttcTACGAAATCATTTCAAAATTACCTTTTGAACCTGCTATTACTTGTCTATGTGATCGgtattttttgataaataatACCAAAAATACTGAAACTGAATTTTTTCAGTACCGATTTTTGGGAGAACTGATCAGTACCTATTTTTTTAAACAGAATCTCTATAGGAACCAAAGTACTGAACCGATCAGTTCGGCAATACCAAATGCCCAAGCGTATATCCCGATCAAGGGCTTAATAGAATTAATAAAATACTCATATCAATAAGTTGTAACTTTTTTTCCGAAAGCCTATCTCTAATGAACTCTAAGGTTAAGCGTGCTTGACCTTTGAGCAATTTTAGGATTGGTGACCGAACGGTAAGTTCTTTCCGGATatgcacgagtgaggacaaagtgtgtagAAAAAAGATTGATCACATACTAGAACCTCGCATCTCATGTacttatttttctaaaaaaaactatTAGGATAGATTTGGTTGTTTACATGGGCGCTGATCGAACAGGCTGCCTAACGTGCATAataactagggatgaaaacggtatggATATTTTCCGATCTACGTGCATAataactagggatgaaaacgacaTGGATATTTTCCGATCGtattagggcactcccaatgcaagactctatcgtggagtccaagacaattaattacatattatttatggtattttgctgatgtggcaccatatttattgaagaaagaggtagaaaaaataagactccaagtcttatttagactccaagtccacattgttcgaggtaataaatgactttagactccatgatagagtctgcattgtgagtgcccttagagaTCGAATTCGTTTAAATGAGTTCAAATTTATCCATAtctgagtccgaatattcaacattcgATACCGTATcggaatacttaaatcgtatatttataatGTCGACACCCAaacgtatcttatccgacatgattgacattatccgtattcgaatccgaatccgaccagaaatatgaaaacaaatatgatatcggtaaTATCCGTCCGTATTCGGTTAGTTTTCGTCCCTATATAACTaactgggtcttgtttagttggtgaaaaaatTTGGCTATAGCTCCTgtaatattttcgtttatatttgacaataattaattaattatggactaactagtaactaggcttaaaaaaattatctcgcaaattacaggtaaactgtgtaattagttattatttttatttatatttaatgctttatgtatgcgtttaaagatttgatgtgacgaaaaatcttattttttttagattttggaggGAACTaatcaactaaacatgacctGAATGCGGAATGATTTCAGCAATATACACATTGATGTTCAGGTTACAACCGAAAGTGTCCTTGAGGAGCCCAAAATGCTGTTGGGCTGTCTTCGTTAGAAGTTAGAAATAACGAGGAATATTTCTTcttcataaaataaaatacacTTTTTCATAGAAGAAAAACTAGCGTCGCTTAATTTGCTTGGGAGTCGGGACTTGGTCGGGGTTGGGGAGCATGTGTTCGGCCCGGACGTCTGGTGATCTAGCATGGACCTGGACCAGCTGCTCACAGCGGTGCCTTGCTGAACCTGGAACCGTCAGTATCTCGCTCTCTGACTTTCCGTTTCCCGGCCAGTTTGGCAAGCCCCGAAAGGGACACAACACGACGCAGCGCGGTCCGCATTCTCCCATCGTGCCGTACCGCCGGTACACGGGAGAGCACGGAGCCACTGGTGTTAGtagttactccctccatatacTAAATAAACGTCGTTCTAGCCACTTCGGCAGTTTGCGGAAAAAACGACGTCGTGGAGCCATAGCTGGTGATTTGGACTTCTTTGCCTCGGCCTCTTCGATTATCGCATGCGCAGTTAATTACTGGCCTCGATTGTCATCTACGCCGCCCACTTGCCCAGTCGTTGCCTGTTGGCTTTGTTAAAAGGACTCGACATCTATGCCGTTGTACCGCTCGCCTCGCAGCTCGAAGCGCTGCTCGCATCACAGCTCCACTCACCAGTCCTCGCTCTCGATCGATAGTACTCGCCGCTAACTCGCCAGGCTCCCACCTCGCGTGCTCGCCGGCGTGCTCGCCGCGCCGCCACTCGCGCTCGCCGGTCCGTCGCGTGCATGGCTTCATCTCGCTCGAGCCGCTCACGCTCACGCTCGCCGCGCCGCTCGCCGGACAGGGAGATCGCCCCAGATTCACTGTTCGAGTCTGTGCCAGACTCCATCGCATCGCAAGAGGTGCCGGACTCCATCGTGCTGGACTCGGAGATGGTGCCGGACTTCGTCGCGACGGACTCTGAGATGGTGCCGGAAACCTTGCCGCCGGGAGCTTTTCTATGCCCTCGCTGTCATCGCGTTCATGAGAACCGCGAATCATGGGATCGTGCGCACTCGCTGTTTTGGCCATGTGCTCGCTGCGGTCTCGTCCACAGAGAGTATAGAATCGGTGCCTGGCTGTACGACCAAGACGAGTTCGACTGCGAGCTTTTCATTCCCGATCTGAACAATCTCGTGATGCGTGGAAATTCTATCGTGTTACCTGAACACGTGATCAACATGCTCAACGAGCTAGCAGCCGCGAAGGCCGACGCCAAAGCTGCAGCAGCCGTGAAGGAGGACAACGCCAAAGCCGCAGCCATCGCGAAGGAGGACGACGCCAAACCAATAGTAAGATAAAAAGCTTGAGTTCTCATTAACTTTTACAAGGATATCTCTACTAATTAAGCTAACTAGCATTACTCTAATTATTTGGTGCAGCAAGAGTAGCTTCGGCTTCATGAAGTGAAGATGGTTCACAAGGGAGAGAATCTGGCAGTCGGTCTTCTCTTTCTAGTGTATTTTTACTCATGTGAGGAATTTTGAACTTGTTGCATCCTTTCACCTTCATAGCTTCAATGTAAACACTTTGCAGTGTTACAAATATTCGATTAGTTTTGTGTGCCGAGTACTCTATGaatgcctacaaaacaaatgtgGAACAAATGAATGAATGAGCACTTTTGTAGTTGATGAGACAATGAAACATGTGTGAACGATTTGATCAAATTACCTGTTGCACCGTTGGAACTAGAGCTTCTATTGATTTTGCATTCTTCTTGTATTGAATTGCTTGAATAGCTCGAAAAAAACCCAAGTCAAGAATGTTGAAATCTGGAGAATTTGGTGGTTGACAAATTAGGCGAATATCAAATCCTTCTTGCTTAGCGGCCTCACAAAAATCCGGGTCATCCAATTTCAAATGCGTAGGTGCATTATCTTGTTGAATGAAGATTGGTTTGCCCACATCTTCTCTTGGCCATTTGGCTCGGATGGCAGGTAACACTTTGTTGATCATGAAATCTCTAATCACATCTCTTGTGATCGAAGTTATGGGCTTCATAACCAAGTCTCCACGGACACGTCCGGTTCTCCCATTACCTCTCATAGCCGGTTCAGACCGAACAAGTGGAAAACAACCAATCCTACCATCAAATGTACAATTCCCATCCCTAAACCTTGGCCGAGCAACAACACACAAGAACATAAGCCTAGGGATGTAGTTCTTGTTCTTACAAGTCCGATGGGGCTCATCTTCATCGGGtagtaaataatatttttcagatTTTTGATAGAGATAGAACCACTTTTCATCAATGAACACAAAGTCATACAAATCTTTGAACCTTGGGTCGGCTAGCAAATCCCTCTTCACCATTTCAACACACCACTTTAATCTAGCCTTCTTGTTAGCTTGCGTGAGATACGGTTTGATGCTACTAGAGTGGCGCCTAAGAAATCCTTttttcaaatacctttgaatagCCCATTTGCTCATGTTAAGTTTAGCACACACATCTTCAATGGTCATTCTTTCTTTGTAAGGAATGCTACGCAAAACTTCCAAATCAGCAGTAGACATAGATGGCTTACGGCCAACTGTTCCCTTCTTACGACTACCAACATCAACCGGAATGTTATTTGCAAGTGCTGTTTTACCTTGCTTCCACAGGCGCTGAACTTGACGAAGATGTACACCAAACTGAGCAGCCACAACTTTTGTATCTGACTTGCCTAGCTTCCCATTCTTGCTTCTTAACAACAAAGTTTGATAAACTTGCTTTCTGACTTCTTCGGACATGTCTTTCCTTCGTTGGTTTGGTTGCACGGGAGCAGGATCTATTTATAGTGAAAAAAACAAACATAAATCTTCTATTACTCAAGGCATGTTCTATATATAGCAAAATACATGGAAAAAATTAAATAACATAGAAGAAATATCATGGATAAACAAACAGACATGGAATAAATAACGGCGTACCAGCATGGTTTTGTAGATAATCAAAGTCGACTGCACCAAATTCATCTAACGGCAGGTTTAAATCAAATCCTGTGACAATAGTCCTTCTGATATGAGAAACGATTGAGAGAAAGAGATAGCACCGTATAGCAAATAAATGGACAAGAAAAGAACAGATAGTAGTACCGTTGTCATGCTCCAACGGAGGTTCTTCGTTGAGATCAAACGCCGCCGTTGCCATTGTGTTTAGCGGAGTGGAAGGATTAGAAGAAAAGCAGCAAGGTGAGCATGCAAGAAGCAAATGCACGGACGGGAGCAGTATGCAAGCGCATAAATACTCCTTTGGTAGCCCAAACGTCTGCACTGCCAgccgaaaaaaaagaaaaaaaaaagcgccAGAACCTTACAGCCGAAAAAAAAGGCGCCAACTATACGCGCGAAGTATACGCGCTCAGGCTCCACAGCGAAACAGTGCCATGCAAAAAGTCGTCATGCAATATTCAGCCAAAAAATTTGGGGTCCAGGGGAGTCGAACATTGCTCACCAGCTTCCCACCTCAAGGTGCTAGCCAGTTGGTCTGTGAAACTTTTTCGAAAAAGTTGCACGTGAAGCTGTATTTATTAGGGGCAAACAGGGAAAACTTCACCATAATTAATCACTCCTTGGTATGCTAAATCATGTCCTAAACGACCTTCTTTTtgtatatggagggagtactgtaGTATATATGGAAGAGCGATCGGGATTAACACTAACAGCTCCGTGCGTGCTCTGTCATGTCAACCAGCTTGCGGTCCCGTACTCCAGTGGCTCCACGGGATCAACTCCGGCGGCTAGGCCAGGTGTCACGGTCATTTGTCGATGGTACCAAAACCTGTGCGACCGATACGTGTAGTATACAAATTCCAAGGGCAGAACGGTGCGGCTTTCCACAGGGTCTTTTTCGCGTCTACACGCAGCAGTTTTTGACGCAACGTGGCGGCCGGAATAGCGGTACGTGGCAACTGGCAAATGGATCACGAGGGTTGATATTCTAGAACTTAAATTTGAGTAGTtggtattttttttagatttcgataatgtagcaagtttatttatatttagtaattattgtctaaccataaactaactaaacttaaaaaattcgtctcttaaattatagataaactatgtaattagttattttttatctatatttaatacttcatatatgtatttaaagatttgatctaacaaaaaatattgataaaatttgaaaactaaacaaagtctATGTTTACATatactttttaaataagacgagcgATTAAATTTAGAGTCTAAAAAGTTAAACTTTTTATAATTTGGATGAAATAAATACATGACAAATTTTTATTAGCTAGCTAACTAGTCAACTACTCCTAACAACTAGTTGAGGAGACTAAGGCCAATCTTACTAGAGTTTTATCATGATGTTATACATATTTATTAGAGCGTTATGTCAGTAAAATTGCACTTTTTGTATGAatcgaagaggagagagaaggaagtagtttcaccatagtGAAACTCCGCGGGCGTTGTTTTCCACGCTGTGAAAActgaaacgggatgaaatccccactgaggacactcccaatgctagaaactacatatagtttctatgggggtgtttgggacttctctgctccacgtttttcagctccgctccacgttttttagccaaacggtttcagctccacgcactcagttcgagaaaaaaaggtggagttgtgagagcacctaaagaggtactccacaaactccagttttttgtggagctgctccatggtggagtttgtggagcagtcccaaacatccCTATAtccattaatttttatagacactatatagaGAAACTGTAGTCCTAATGGatagtttttatataatatttttatatccaatcacattcattttcTCTCTATTCTTACTctatcatatcacttcatgtattggattttgtgtagacatggtttttctaacttagacccagtttctatgatttttgctctctctctctctcttcaataactctcttgccacatcagcaaaatgcttaggtggtactacaattaatgtctatagaaaccacgatagtttctgcattgggagtgccctgagGGCcagatcgtttcaccatcttgtatGTGATTTAATCATTTTGCAGCAATTAAATACTTTGCTTAGCCTTGGAAATAACAAAGTGTGAAATGCTTCATTGCTGGGGTTATTTCATAGATGATTTCATTTCAATCTTGATGACGTGTTGGTATGTGAAACTGTACAGTAACACTGTCTATTGAGTCTGGTCTAACAATCTGTAGCAGTTTTTCTACAGCCAAACTGAAATTTTAATTTTCTCTAGTAAAATATTTGAAGGAGGTTTTGGTGTTCACTGTTCAGCGGACAAGCTCCCACTAGTTCGCATGActagtttttcttttcttttttttttagcgACACTGTTTATTGTACTACACACACCTCCAGGCTACGGCAAAATCCGCATCGTTGGCAGCAAATCCGCCTGGCCGGGAGTGTTGGAACCGGATAGGAGGCTCTAGGACCATCGTAAAAGAGCGGAGCAAGGCACGCGAGGCGACAAAAAGCCACTGGTGGCACAGTTAAAGGAGGCCTCGGTCCCATAACCGCGTGTCCACCGGTGTGCTCGCAGTCTCGCAGTTCTCTCCACCCGCGCTGGAGCTCCCCGACCGAGAAAGAAGTCAAGACCCCGCCCGTCGAGCCGCGCCGCGCCGACCGCCGAAGCAAGCGTGGCAAACCAGCGAGATCCCCAGTCCACCACATCCCATCCCgcggccccggccccggccgACCCAACGGCTCGCACCCAGCCACCTACCCAGTAGACCACCCACCCTCGCGCATCGCAGCCCGACCGCGacacttctcttctcttctccgcCACGGCAGGGCAAAGGGACTGACCGACGATACGCGAGTACGCGACGACGGCGCCTATTCGCCCGGTCGAGGTCGGTCCGGTCGGCCCGTGGCGTGGACCTGAAGCAGCCTCCTCACACCGCCTTCGACTTCCTGTGCTCCGCCTTCACCCGACTCGTTCGTCGCTCGCTCCAGGCCCGCCTGGCTTCCCCAGGCCTTTGCTGCTCCTGCTCGCTAGCTCCGTCGCTCAGGGGGGCGCCTGCGCCGGCGAGGTTAGGCAGGACTCAGGAGTTTCCCCGCCGAGCGCGCGCGAGGCTCTTCGCAGGCGTcccgggaggcggcggcggcggcggcggcgcattCCTGGTGAGTGGTTCGGGCATTGGGCTTGTGCTTCGCGGGCTTTGGAGTTGCGCATTGCGAGATGGGGGGGAGCGGTCGTGTGGAGGAGGATGACGCTGTCGTGTGGCGATTTTCCTCCGAAATTTGGGGTTCGCGTTCGCGTGCTCCATGCTCGTGTGCTTTGCCGCCTGCTGCTTCATTTCTGATTTCGCGTGtcggcgtgcgtgcgtgcgccaGATTTCGTTGGGGGGACTTTGGTGATCTGCGTCCTCATTTCTAAAGGTACAAGAGTATCTGAGTGATGCTcttcattttattttatttttaaaaagtcTTCGGAAAGGAAATTGTCGGCGCGGTTTGTGCGGTGACGCTAGATTCGCGCTGTCTATTTTGTGACCTTTTTGTTCGAAGTAAAACTACTATGGTGGAACTCGGTTATTAGTAGCCGCGATCTCGCCTTAGGATTTTGTGATAGTTTTGCTACTACTACTGATTTTTTTTCCCAAACAGTTTTATCTGATGTGATTCATAGTCATCCGAGAATTGGATTCGGCATGTAGTGCCACGAGAGTTAGTGACGTTTGTTCTTACTCGAATTGAAGTGCATGATTGCTGAGTGCTGAGTCCCTAGCCGCGGGGTTTGAGAGTATGCCATTAGTTACAGATCGTGATATGCAAAAAAGCCAGTATGCATATAGGAGTATGTGACTGGAGCCTAACCTTTTGCCTTGTATACCGGAATTAATTAATGCTtttatgcaaccaacatctcaAATGTGCAGTGTGAGAAAACATTAATGAGCAGCCACCTTCTTTTTTTACAGGATAAAGTTGGTTGTTGTCTGCTGTTTTCTTCTGGTTGGTAGGGGACTCCAACCTGCCTCAAGCTTCGTTGGTACGCTTCCTTGTGGTTATAAAAGCTTTCTGGATACACCTGGGAATCTTTTCATTGAGGGAGTTGTTGAATACACCACATCAGGGTGACAGTTCAGCAGGAATTTGTTGAGCTTTTCTGATTGGATGGTCTGGTTCTGAATTCATGTGATGCTTTAGATTGAAGATATAGTGAATGCAAACTCCGGACCAACTTGTCACAAGGTTCTGAGTGATGAAGAAATGGCATGGCGGCTTTGCCGTTGTATCTTTGTTCATCATCTTGATGTTAAGATATGTGATATTGGATAGCCCACTTGCAGAGAAATCGCTTCAGTATGTTTTCCAACAAAACAGGACGGTAGAATTACATTGGTTGGATGTTCCAAACCCACCTGCAATCCAGAATCCACAGAATTCTTCTGAAGTAATATCAACCAGACTCTTGGCATCCAACCTTTCCATTACCAGAAATCTCTCTGATAGAGAACTTCAATCTTTACTTTGTTGGAATCATTTGAGACACCTATTATCTCATGCCCATATCCTGCCAGATGGAGTAGAGGCAATCAAGGAAGCTGGAGTTGCATGGAGGGAACTCAATACAGCCCTTGCATATGATGACTCAGTTGTTTCTGTTAATGCCAGCATTCAGCAGAAGGACAAAGGAAAGCAATGCCCTTATTCTATCAGAAGGATGAATGCCACAAGATTAGGTGATAGGTTTGCTTTAAAACTTCCCTGTGGATTGATTCAGGGCTCTTCAATAACTATTATTGGTACTCCTGGTGGTCTTCTGGGTAATTTTAAGATAGAGTTAACTGGAGCCGCAGTTCCTGGTGAACCAGACCCTCCAATTGTCCTTCATTATAATGTCCGTCTTCTTGGTGATAAACTCACAGAAGATCCTGTAATAGTCCAAAATACATGGACAATAGCTGATGATTGGGGTTCTGAAAACCGTTGCCCATCTCCTGATTCAGATGCTAAGGACAGTGCAAAAGGTACTCTTCTTTTTTCAGTAGCCCATATCTTATGCAGACCATGCTAGCCATGATATTATGAGTAATTTTTTCTGTAATCTGGCTACTTTATCTACTTGTTAAAGTATTGAAGCTAGTCATGCACATACGAAATCTAGTGAAATACTTTTTCAGTTGATGTTGCTGACATATATCTCCATAACTATGCACTTGACTAAGATAATGGAGCTGAAATGTGTTGATTGATCTTGATAtgcattttgtttgtttttatTTCTTATATCTTGCTAAACAAAATGATATGGTCTTGGCGACAATTGTCTTCACAGGGTTGATATCGGTTCTTTGCTTTCTCTTGTTTCACAGTGGATGATCTAGAAAAATGTAGCAGCATGGTAGGTGAGGACCAGAAAGAAATCCTTCCCTCTAAGTTACATTCAAATGTTTCGACCATGCCACCTGCAAGGAAGAAGAAAGCAGAACCTAGAAAGTATTTTCCATTCAGACAGGGATATCTTGCTGTAGCAATTCTTCGTATCGGAGCACATGGGATCCATATGACTGTAGATGGCAAACATATCACTTCGTTTGCATTCCGAGAGGTAAGTCTTGCATAAGTATAAATAACCCATCATTCCTTTGCATCCTACAGTCATTTCATACATGCTAACGTGAAACTATTTTCTTTAGCTATGCACTCTTTTAGTGACATCACAGTATGTTTTGTGCtgctttattttattgttatatTTACACTTCATATGTTGATCTCTCCAGGATTTGGAACCAGGGTTTGTTGGTGAAGTAAGAATTGCTGGAGATATTAAATTGCTATCTGTGATAGCAAGTGGCCTGCCTACAACAGAGGACTTCGAGCATGTGACTGACTTAGAAACATTGAAGGCTCCACCTGTGCCCATGAATAAATCTGTTGATCTTTTCATTGGGGTCTTCTCTACAGCAAATAATTTCAAACGCCGAATGGCAGTTCGCAGAACTTGGATGCAGTATGATGATGTGCGCTCAGGAAAAGTTACAGTTCGATTCTTTGTTGGCCTGGTAAGAATAAAACGTTGAAAGTGGACAACTATATTATGGTAATTTGGCAATATAGTTTTTATTAATGTAATTTGACAATATAGTTGCTGTGTCTTTTTGTTTTTAGTATGGTTCTATGCTTAGAAGTATGCACAAGACAAATTATGATGTAGAAGGACAATAGCATACTAGAAGGCATCACTCATCTTAATAAATCCTAAACAATATGTTGAGTGCATTATTGTGGTCAATCGGATACAAATTATGCATGCAACTACGACTCCATTGAGGGTATTTCTGTCGCTGTTGATTGCTTTCTCTATATAATTGCTTGCAATTGCAACCTGTCACACCACCTATTTTTAATCAGTACTACTGCTTGAACAGCAATTCAACATAATAGTTTTACAGTCACTTTTCACTGTTATACTTTTCTACCCTTTACAAGTTTGAATCAAATCTCAATTTAGAGTCTATACTCATCTGGCCCTACCTTCCATTGTTTAAAGCACAAAAATGAGGTAGTCAATGAGGAACTCTGGAATGAAGCACGAACATATGGAGACATCCAGCTGATGCCATTTGTGGATTACTATAGCCTGATTCTTTGGAAGACCATAGCAATCTGCATCTATGGGGTATATCTGATTTATtgcattatttttattttatttagatgTCACTTTATATTATGTTTGCATTTTTTAAGCAAGTGTTCTTTGCAGACAAATGTCCTGTCAGCCAAGTATGTGATGAAAACTGATGACGATGCTTTTGTTCGAGTAGATGAAATACTCTCTTCCCTTGACCGAACCAATATCAGCCATGGACTATTGTATGGTCGTGTCAATTCTGATTCCCAGCCTCATCGAGATccatatagcaagtggtacatAACCCCTGAGGTAACTTGTGTTAAATTATATATACTTGAGTAAAATACTCCAATTGTCCTTAACCATGCTCCGTGGTGTCATATATAGGTCCTAAACTCTTAAAATGCACATATGGGTCCCTAAAATTGCTAAATGTGCTACTTGAGGTCCAAATCACTCCAATCAACACAAACTTAGTCTATGTGGCATATCAAATGGTACATGGTAATTTTATATGCACAATACATGGTAGCGACGATGACCATGAGCATGTAGTAGAGAACGGGGATATCTCAGACTTCATGCAAGAGTGCCACTGCCACATGCATAATTACATGTTGATTGGGGTGATTTAGATCTCATGTGACACACTTAAACAAGTTTATGAACCTAGATGTAGGTTTTAAGAGTTTGTTTACCTAAATGACACCCCAGTACAAGCTTGAGGACCGCAAGTGCTATATGTCTATATCTGAAAAGGCTCTTCCTCTAGACCATTGCAGGAACCGTGGggaatcccccccccccccagcgTCTTCCTGTAGACCATTGCTCTGCCATGTGTTTTCTCTAATGTTCTATAAAAGGTAGATAGAGACGTTGCATATGTGCTCACTTAAGTAGCTCaagttttgcataaaagcagcATTAGGAGGTTAGGCGCTCCTGCATGGATATATGAGAAACATATAAAGCTGTTTAAGCACCTGCATACTGTTTCAGCACTAACTAGTGCTTGGTTGTCACTCTGCTTATTAGCACATATTTTTTAAAGCATATTTTGCTGCCTTATTTTCAATAATTTAGGTTTTCTCATTTTGTACGGTGGATCAAGTGTGGTAACTAATGTTTTGCTTGAATTAGGAATGGCCTGAGGAGAGTTATCCTCCATGGGCGCATGGACCAGGATATATTGTTTCAAAGGACATAGCTAAAGAAGTTTACAGGAAACACAAGAGTGGGGAGTTAAAGGTACTGGCAAACTTCTGTGAAATTTATTTTCTTGCTGTTATATGGAGTAATTGGAAAGGTTTAGTTGCTTCAGTTTGGATAGCATTAAAGTCAATAAATATAAGTACTGTGATGTATGATCCACTCAGTATCTTAAAAATAGACGCAACCTTAGTAGCTGCTGGTTTCTAACCGCTGTCTGTGGTCATGGTATTATGAGTTCTTTCTATGCTGAATGGGATATTATCATCATCACTCTTACAGATGTTCAAGCTAGAGGATGTCGCAATGGGAATATGGATCAATGAGATGAAGAAGGATGGCTTGGATGTCAAGTATGAGAATGATGGGAGGATCTTGGTTGAAGGGTGCGAGGATGGGTATGTGGTTGCTCACTACCAAGAACCAAGGGATATGATGTGCCTCTGGGATAAGTTTCAGAAAACAAAACGAGGAACATGTTGCAAAGAATAACAGAAATACTGGAAATGATGCTTTATTTTTCGGTGGTTGGTTGAACAGACACCGTCACGCTAAAACGTTCTTGATATATACACAGCCCTACCTAAGAGGATTCTTGCAGAAGTGGAAGGCAAACAAAGTTTTGGATATCTTCTAAGTTTGTTTCGTCCGCAGTCTGAAGAGTTTCAAGTCAAACTAGGGGATATGCATCGTAGACAGAATGTAGGT is part of the Sorghum bicolor cultivar BTx623 chromosome 10, Sorghum_bicolor_NCBIv3, whole genome shotgun sequence genome and harbors:
- the LOC8065528 gene encoding uncharacterized protein LOC8065528, producing the protein MASSRSSRSRSRSPRRSPDREIAPDSLFESVPDSIASQEVPDSIVLDSEMVPDFVATDSEMVPETLPPGAFLCPRCHRVHENRESWDRAHSLFWPCARCGLVHREYRIGAWLYDQDEFDCELFIPDLNNLVMRGNSIVLPEHVINMLNELAAAKADAKAAAAVKEDNAKAAAIAKEDDAKPIQE
- the LOC8065529 gene encoding beta-1,3-galactosyltransferase GALT1, which codes for MKKWHGGFAVVSLFIILMLRYVILDSPLAEKSLQYVFQQNRTVELHWLDVPNPPAIQNPQNSSEVISTRLLASNLSITRNLSDRELQSLLCWNHLRHLLSHAHILPDGVEAIKEAGVAWRELNTALAYDDSVVSVNASIQQKDKGKQCPYSIRRMNATRLGDRFALKLPCGLIQGSSITIIGTPGGLLGNFKIELTGAAVPGEPDPPIVLHYNVRLLGDKLTEDPVIVQNTWTIADDWGSENRCPSPDSDAKDSAKVDDLEKCSSMVGEDQKEILPSKLHSNVSTMPPARKKKAEPRKYFPFRQGYLAVAILRIGAHGIHMTVDGKHITSFAFREDLEPGFVGEVRIAGDIKLLSVIASGLPTTEDFEHVTDLETLKAPPVPMNKSVDLFIGVFSTANNFKRRMAVRRTWMQYDDVRSGKVTVRFFVGLHKNEVVNEELWNEARTYGDIQLMPFVDYYSLILWKTIAICIYGTNVLSAKYVMKTDDDAFVRVDEILSSLDRTNISHGLLYGRVNSDSQPHRDPYSKWYITPEEWPEESYPPWAHGPGYIVSKDIAKEVYRKHKSGELKMFKLEDVAMGIWINEMKKDGLDVKYENDGRILVEGCEDGYVVAHYQEPRDMMCLWDKFQKTKRGTCCKE